The DNA sequence ACCTCGGGAGACAGCGGCTCGTCCACGCGCGTCTCGTGCAGGACGAAGCCGGGCAATCTCATTCGCGGCGACCAGTGGGCCATGCGCGGGTAGAGCCAGTCCGGCCAGAGCCCGAGCGACAGTTGGGGGGACTCGAACCAGCTGCTCTGGATGTGCTGAACCGGGCCCAGCCCTATCTCCGCGCGGAAGGTGTTGATGAAGGAATAGAGCTGATCGAAGTGCTCATCGATCCTCGGCGCGCACAGCTTGTCGTAGATCCACCGGGAGGGCGGCGGCCGGTTGAGCAGGAGGGGGACCCCGACCCACAGCCGGATCGACTCGGGCGGGCTGATGTACACCGTCGCCAGGGGAATCCCGAGCCGCTCCTGGGCCAGCCGCCCGGCCAGCGTCCACGAGCGCGCCACGACGACCGAGTCGCGCGGGTCGGCCCGCTCCGCCAACGCCGCGTAGGTCGCGCGCAGCTCGGGGAGGTGCCAGCGGTGGAGCCGCTCCGCGTGCGAGATGGATTGCGCGGGGGCCTCCGGTCTCCCGAGGTCGCGGTTGGCCTCCTGCTCCTCGATGTATGTGGAGACGCTCGCGTACGGTACGAAGTCGAAGCCGAGTCGCTCCGCGCAGGCGCGATGAAACTCGTTCGAGATCAAAGTCACTTCATGGCCACGTTTCTGGAGCTCGCATCCGAGCCCGAGAAAGGGGTTGATGTCGCCCCAGCTCCCACGCGACGTGAGGAAGAAACGTCCCATGAGGTACCCTCATGCCAACTTGCATTTGGAGAGTCAATGCGCGCTCCGTTGGAAGATCCGCTCGATTTGATCCTCGAACGAGATCCCGCGGGCATGTTCACCGCGATGGACGCGACCACTCGCGAACGCTACCGGCACGCCTGTCAGGAGCTGGCGGTCCGGTCGCGCAGGGCGCCTCACGAGGTCGCGAAAGAAGCGCTCCAACTCGCGCTGGAACACGACGCCGGTGACGAGCGCGGGCGGCACGTGGGCGTCTGGCTCGTCGCGGAGGGGCGACCTTCATTGGAGGCGCGTCTGGGGTGTCGCATCCCGTGGGCGGAGCGCGCCTCGCGGCTCGTGAGGCGGCATGCGACGCAGGCGTATGGGGGCTCCCTCTTCATGCTCCTGGGGCTCGCGCTCCTCGGGGTGGAACGGTTGCTCAGGGCGCGAGGGATTCCCGCGCCGCAGCGCGTGTTGCTGGAGGTCGCCCTGGTGCCGTTGCTCCTGGAGTTCCTCCAGGAATGTTTCAATGGGGTGTTGTCGCGTCTGGTGGCCCCGGTCGCGCCGCTGCCGAGGTTGGAGCCACGGCGGGTGTTCTCTCCGGACACGCGGACCCTGCTGGTCACGCCGCTGCTGGTGACGAGCGCCGAGGACATCCAGACCCAGCTGCGCATGCTGGAGATCAACTACCTGGGCAACGTGGAGCCCGAGTTGTTCTTCGCGTTGCTGACGGACTTCAAGGACGCGCCCGAGCCGGAGCTCCCGGGCGAGCAGGACCTGCTCGAAAGGCTGGAGCGGGGCATCCAGGAACTCAACGCGCGGCACGGCCACCGTGAGCAGCCGCGCTTCTTCGTCCTCCACCGGGACCGCCGGTGGAACCCGGTCGCGGCGCGGTGGATGGGCTGGGAGCGCAAGCGGGGCAAGCTGGACGAGCTCAATCGCTGGCTGTTGGGGGCTCGCGACACGAGCTTCCGGGGCCCCATGCCCGGGCTTGAGCGCACGGTGCGCTACGTCATCACGCTCGACGCGGACGCCCACCTGCTGCCCGGTGATGCGGCCCGGCTGGTGGCGACGCTCCACCACCCCTTGAACCGGGCGCGGTTCGACGCGACCGGCAGGCGGGTGGTGGCTGGCTATTCGCTGCTCCAGCCAGGACTGGACCTGGAGCCGACGCGGGCCCACTGGTTGGCGACGGGAGGATGGCCGCTGTCCATCATCCGGGAGAAGA is a window from the Corallococcus soli genome containing:
- a CDS encoding glycosyltransferase, with the translated sequence MTLISNEFHRACAERLGFDFVPYASVSTYIEEQEANRDLGRPEAPAQSISHAERLHRWHLPELRATYAALAERADPRDSVVVARSWTLAGRLAQERLGIPLATVYISPPESIRLWVGVPLLLNRPPPSRWIYDKLCAPRIDEHFDQLYSFINTFRAEIGLGPVQHIQSSWFESPQLSLGLWPDWLYPRMAHWSPRMRLPGFVLHETRVDEPLSPEVESFLAAGEPPVVFAAGTFRSGGAEAYFSTSIEICRRLGRRGILLSESRAQVPSVLPDSIATFSYVPMHQLLPRCAALVHHGGIGTAARALQAGLPQFLVTLRFFDQPINAVRLIKLGVADAVHDEDYRADTVAPRLQKLLTHPRVRKACETQARRMAGPDAAGAACDALEELLADRSRSGPVPLQRVAS